One region of Hydrogenobaculum sp. Y04AAS1 genomic DNA includes:
- a CDS encoding LptF/LptG family permease: protein MRIFLFFLKGLLVNVYFYTMIICFIFFSIESFSLVYVLSYVNGLTALGFLASWFSYYFIYFLPLGVIISVFSFFYKLFSQNKIQAFYIFGVSPLYILRQSLYAVAIPLFLGFSFSFFITNEDITYAKNYLMEEFAKRVIEAIPPKTFEHVGDYAVYFDNKSKDSFENMFVSQDGKYIYMKKAYYKEGVLYAEDGEVVSEENSKDYVVDFKSLKIQIYKLTSSTISKKIVKKDILFDVLNILLTPFFILLGFYFISNIKMSSGIFYTFLAFFIIIHEAIITVIKTFILKS from the coding sequence ATGAGAATTTTTTTGTTTTTCCTCAAAGGTTTGCTTGTAAACGTATATTTTTACACCATGATAATATGTTTTATATTTTTTTCCATAGAATCTTTTTCTTTGGTTTATGTGCTTAGTTATGTTAATGGTTTAACCGCTCTGGGTTTTTTAGCCTCTTGGTTTTCTTATTATTTTATATACTTTTTACCGTTAGGTGTTATTATAAGCGTTTTTTCTTTTTTTTATAAGCTTTTTAGCCAAAATAAAATTCAAGCTTTTTATATATTTGGGGTAAGTCCTCTTTATATATTAAGGCAAAGCCTTTACGCAGTGGCTATACCTCTTTTCTTAGGGTTTTCGTTTTCATTTTTCATTACAAACGAAGATATCACTTACGCTAAAAACTATCTTATGGAAGAGTTTGCCAAAAGGGTTATAGAAGCAATACCTCCAAAGACCTTTGAACATGTAGGGGATTATGCAGTTTATTTTGACAACAAATCGAAGGATTCCTTTGAAAATATGTTTGTATCGCAAGACGGCAAATACATATATATGAAAAAAGCCTACTACAAAGAGGGTGTTCTTTATGCAGAAGATGGTGAGGTTGTATCAGAAGAGAATTCAAAAGACTACGTGGTAGATTTTAAAAGCCTCAAAATACAGATTTATAAGCTAACATCTTCTACTATCTCCAAGAAGATCGTTAAAAAAGACATACTTTTTGATGTATTAAATATTTTGCTGACACCCTTTTTTATTTTATTGGGATTTTACTTCATATCAAATATCAAAATGTCCTCTGGTATATTTTACACGTTTTTGGCTTTTTTTATAATAATCCATGAAGCCATAATAACCGTTATAAAAACCTTTATCTTAAAATCCTAA
- the mtaB gene encoding tRNA (N(6)-L-threonylcarbamoyladenosine(37)-C(2))-methylthiotransferase MtaB — MKFKVINLGCRMNQFDGDFISSWLLKHGYEKSEIPDIYIINTCSVTSQADRSSRQAIYQAKKENPNAIVIATGCYAQTQKEALEKIKEVDIVLGNANRTDILEAIKNHLDTKQKLSHVDNIFRQNDIAFQEDIIFENHRPFLKIQEGCNSFCSFCIIPFARGKSRSVDEELIIKSVQNLYEKGYKEVVLTGTQLSQYGQDKGTSLYKLLKKLLKIPMFIRLSSMNVNEIKTDKELLDLITEEPNIMPHFHLSLQSASDKLLKAMRREYTLKEYEEVVSYIIKKRPISAIGTDIIVGFPTENHEDFNITYIFLKDFPFAYLHIFTYSDRPLTKAQKLTPKVDSNTKKERSKLLHNLDQEKREHFRASMKGKTLRAVTISHDKALTENYIELTPKDLNIDKFEKINDIIMIRL, encoded by the coding sequence ATGAAGTTTAAAGTTATAAACTTAGGCTGTAGGATGAATCAGTTTGATGGGGATTTCATAAGCTCTTGGCTTTTAAAACATGGTTATGAAAAATCAGAAATACCAGATATTTATATCATAAACACCTGCAGCGTTACCTCTCAAGCCGATAGAAGCTCAAGACAAGCCATTTACCAAGCCAAAAAAGAAAATCCAAACGCTATAGTAATAGCCACAGGCTGCTATGCCCAAACTCAAAAAGAGGCTTTGGAAAAAATAAAAGAAGTGGATATAGTACTTGGAAACGCCAACAGAACAGATATATTAGAAGCTATAAAAAACCATTTGGACACAAAACAAAAACTCTCTCACGTAGATAATATCTTTAGACAAAATGATATAGCCTTTCAAGAGGATATTATATTTGAAAACCACAGGCCTTTTTTGAAAATCCAAGAAGGATGTAACAGTTTTTGCAGTTTTTGTATAATACCTTTTGCCAGAGGTAAATCAAGAAGCGTAGATGAAGAGCTTATTATCAAAAGCGTACAAAACCTATACGAAAAAGGCTATAAAGAGGTAGTCCTTACCGGCACACAACTAAGCCAATATGGACAGGATAAAGGCACTTCACTTTATAAGCTTTTAAAAAAACTTTTAAAAATACCAATGTTTATAAGGCTTTCTTCTATGAATGTAAATGAGATTAAAACAGATAAAGAGCTTTTAGATCTTATAACAGAAGAGCCAAATATTATGCCGCATTTTCACCTTTCTCTTCAAAGCGCCAGCGATAAGCTATTAAAAGCCATGAGAAGAGAATACACACTAAAAGAGTATGAAGAAGTGGTAAGTTATATAATTAAAAAAAGACCAATAAGTGCAATTGGTACAGATATAATAGTAGGTTTTCCCACAGAAAACCACGAAGATTTCAATATCACCTACATTTTTTTAAAAGATTTCCCTTTTGCTTACCTTCATATATTTACATATTCCGATAGGCCCCTTACAAAAGCCCAAAAATTAACGCCAAAAGTAGATTCAAACACCAAAAAAGAGCGCTCAAAGCTTCTTCATAACCTTGATCAAGAAAAAAGGGAGCACTTTAGAGCATCTATGAAAGGTAAAACCCTAAGAGCCGTCACCATATCCCATGATAAAGCCCTTACAGAAAACTATATAGAACTAACCCCAAAAGACTTAAATATAGATAAATTTGAAAAAATAAATGATATAATAATGATACGCTTATGA
- a CDS encoding dihydroorotate dehydrogenase electron transfer subunit: MEDVRLKILKNEKVGMHTYLMVLKLNHSYDIKPGHFVMIKPNDSFDPLNRRAFAIADVEEDAIYIYYDVIGKGTTVMSTLREGEFVDVLMPLGNGLFEASRDKLNVVLAGGIGISGVSLFCRLLKEKNLDFKVYYGARSKEYLVMLDWFSKYSIPIEVYTDDGSFGKKGFVTDALKDIENANVYACGPSPMLKAVQNISKQKGFDAYLSLENPMACGYGVCLGCVVKTSDGYVRTCVEGPVFKSDEIIL; the protein is encoded by the coding sequence ATGGAAGATGTAAGGTTAAAAATCCTAAAAAATGAAAAAGTGGGAATGCATACATATTTGATGGTGCTAAAGCTAAACCATAGCTACGATATAAAACCGGGGCATTTTGTTATGATAAAACCAAACGATAGTTTTGATCCTTTAAATAGAAGGGCATTTGCTATAGCAGATGTAGAAGAAGATGCTATTTATATATACTACGATGTAATAGGAAAAGGGACTACCGTTATGAGCACTTTGAGGGAAGGGGAGTTTGTGGATGTGCTGATGCCTCTTGGAAATGGGCTTTTTGAAGCCTCAAGGGATAAGTTAAACGTTGTATTGGCTGGTGGTATTGGTATATCTGGGGTTAGTTTGTTTTGTAGGCTTTTAAAAGAAAAAAACTTAGATTTTAAAGTATACTACGGAGCAAGGTCAAAGGAGTATCTTGTTATGCTTGATTGGTTTTCAAAATACTCTATTCCTATAGAGGTTTACACAGACGATGGGAGTTTTGGTAAAAAAGGTTTTGTGACGGATGCTCTAAAGGATATAGAAAATGCCAACGTATATGCCTGCGGGCCAAGTCCTATGTTAAAAGCTGTTCAAAATATTTCAAAACAAAAAGGGTTTGATGCTTATCTTTCTTTGGAAAATCCTATGGCTTGCGGGTACGGGGTTTGTCTTGGGTGTGTGGTAAAAACCAGCGATGGTTATGTGAGAACTTGCGTAGAAGGTCCTGTTTTTAAAAGCGATGAAATAATACTTTAA
- a CDS encoding molybdenum cofactor biosynthesis protein MoaE: MIPKVSIGVEFIASEEDILKSVPKEVGASLTFLGIARASKEDGDIVELFYEAHEPMALKIFHDIRLKAIKDFSLIDAYIYHKIGSVKVGEVSFFVLVLGSHRDEVYKGSRFIVDEVKKEAPIWKKEVFKDGSSKWVMGA; encoded by the coding sequence ATGATTCCTAAGGTATCTATAGGTGTAGAGTTTATAGCTAGCGAAGAAGATATACTAAAGTCTGTCCCAAAAGAAGTAGGGGCTTCTTTGACGTTTCTTGGTATAGCAAGAGCTTCAAAAGAAGATGGGGATATCGTAGAGCTTTTCTATGAAGCCCATGAACCCATGGCTTTAAAAATTTTTCACGATATAAGATTAAAAGCCATAAAGGATTTTTCTCTTATAGACGCCTATATCTATCATAAGATAGGTAGTGTAAAAGTAGGAGAGGTGTCTTTTTTTGTGCTGGTGCTTGGATCTCACCGAGATGAGGTTTACAAAGGTTCAAGGTTTATTGTGGATGAGGTAAAAAAAGAAGCACCTATATGGAAAAAGGAGGTTTTCAAGGATGGAAGCTCAAAATGGGTCATGGGTGCATGA
- the tilS gene encoding tRNA lysidine(34) synthetase TilS: MNLARKIFEANKLFNLIEKGDKILIGFSGGVDSMVLSCLMYKLKDALGIEIGLAHFNHHLREDADEDEAFCIDFAKSLKLPIYVESFDIKSLKGNIEENARKKRYEFLQKTSKKEGYNKIATAHHLDDLAETMILWFVRGGGLKGLSGFKAYKENIIRPLITATKDEIRAFAKEQHLNWKEDYTNYDETISRNLIRHKVIPILKTINPNFLSTVLQESIILQDEEAFLEDYTEHVIKNIDVFDVKSLKQEPRAIQRRIVRKTFGTKTFQKTELVLRLLENAKKIKLSKDKSLVVKHGKIKEIYDKI; the protein is encoded by the coding sequence ATGAACCTTGCAAGAAAGATTTTTGAAGCCAACAAGCTTTTTAATCTAATAGAAAAAGGCGATAAAATACTCATTGGTTTTTCTGGTGGTGTGGATTCTATGGTGCTATCTTGTCTTATGTATAAATTAAAAGACGCTCTTGGTATTGAGATTGGACTGGCTCACTTTAACCACCATCTAAGAGAAGATGCCGATGAAGATGAGGCTTTTTGTATAGATTTTGCTAAAAGCCTAAAATTACCTATATATGTAGAGAGCTTTGATATAAAATCTTTAAAAGGCAATATAGAAGAAAACGCCCGTAAAAAGCGCTATGAGTTTCTACAAAAGACTTCAAAAAAAGAAGGCTACAATAAGATAGCTACAGCCCATCATCTTGATGATTTGGCAGAAACGATGATCCTTTGGTTTGTAAGAGGCGGAGGACTAAAAGGTCTATCTGGTTTTAAGGCTTATAAAGAAAATATAATAAGACCACTTATCACCGCCACGAAAGATGAGATTAGAGCCTTTGCAAAAGAGCAGCATTTGAACTGGAAAGAAGATTATACAAACTACGATGAAACTATATCAAGAAACCTCATAAGGCACAAGGTAATACCTATTTTAAAAACCATAAATCCAAATTTCTTATCTACAGTGCTACAAGAGTCTATAATCCTTCAAGATGAGGAGGCGTTTTTGGAAGATTATACAGAGCATGTTATAAAAAATATAGATGTTTTTGATGTTAAAAGCCTAAAACAAGAGCCAAGAGCTATACAAAGACGCATTGTAAGAAAAACCTTTGGCACAAAAACCTTCCAAAAAACAGAATTGGTTTTAAGGCTTTTAGAAAATGCAAAAAAAATAAAGCTTTCAAAGGATAAAAGTCTCGTAGTAAAACATGGGAAAATTAAAGAGATTTATGATAAAATATAA
- the thiE gene encoding thiamine phosphate synthase — MFKDFNFSIYLVTDDAFFVDRDVVRTIEQAIEGGITAVQYRFKNKPSRKMYEELLVLRDITKQNKVALIVNDRVDLAIAVKADGVHVGQEDLPPDVCKKIIPEDMIVGYSVNNLEQLKDAMTMPIDYIGFGSVFHTKTKKDYKYVGLEALCKATNITSIPIIAIGGITHYNLKDVLKCKVKGVAVVSAILGFEDVKRAASDFKQMYKESLSMQI; from the coding sequence ATGTTTAAGGATTTTAACTTTAGCATATACCTTGTAACGGATGACGCTTTTTTTGTGGATAGAGACGTTGTAAGAACGATAGAGCAGGCCATAGAAGGCGGTATAACAGCTGTGCAGTATAGGTTTAAAAACAAGCCTTCTAGAAAAATGTATGAAGAGCTTTTGGTATTAAGAGATATCACTAAACAAAACAAAGTAGCCCTTATAGTAAACGACAGGGTAGATTTGGCCATAGCTGTAAAAGCCGATGGAGTGCATGTGGGACAAGAGGACTTACCACCAGATGTTTGCAAAAAGATAATACCAGAAGATATGATAGTAGGATATTCGGTAAACAACTTAGAACAGCTAAAAGATGCTATGACAATGCCAATAGACTATATAGGGTTTGGCTCTGTTTTCCATACAAAGACCAAAAAAGATTACAAATACGTAGGACTTGAAGCCCTTTGTAAAGCCACAAATATCACATCTATACCTATTATAGCAATAGGAGGTATAACACACTACAATCTAAAAGATGTATTAAAGTGCAAAGTAAAAGGAGTGGCGGTGGTATCTGCGATACTTGGTTTTGAAGATGTAAAAAGAGCAGCATCTGATTTTAAACAAATGTACAAAGAAAGCTTAAGTATGCAAATATGA
- the moaA gene encoding GTP 3',8-cyclase MoaA, producing the protein MEAQNGSWVHEITYLRISITDKCNMKCSYCRPINIDYISHKDMLSYEEIRDIVFVMKDFGLKKVRITGGEPLVRPQVWNLVSLLKATNLESISMTTNGTYLKEYAKLLKEAGLDTINISLDTLDENKFKHVTKSDIKSVLEGIYESSSLGFNIKLNTVLIRNFNDSEIIPLVEFAKDVRARIRFIELMPVGKLDFFNRSKIFYNDEVFKLLEKTYGKLTALAPDGSKSAKRFLIESINTEVGFISPISSPFCDGCSKLRLTPEGTIMYCLRTNSGINIKKIIREEGLEAFRKLMPDIIRQKNISNEYIINNDYSFLDCNRAMTSIGG; encoded by the coding sequence ATGGAAGCTCAAAATGGGTCATGGGTGCATGAGATAACATATCTTCGGATATCTATCACCGACAAATGCAATATGAAATGCTCTTACTGTAGACCTATCAATATAGATTATATATCCCACAAAGATATGCTATCTTACGAAGAGATAAGAGATATAGTTTTTGTAATGAAGGATTTTGGACTTAAAAAAGTAAGAATCACAGGTGGAGAACCCCTCGTAAGACCTCAAGTGTGGAATCTTGTATCTTTATTAAAAGCCACAAACTTAGAATCTATTTCAATGACCACCAACGGCACATATCTAAAAGAATATGCAAAGCTTCTAAAAGAAGCTGGTCTTGATACTATAAATATAAGTTTAGATACATTAGATGAAAACAAGTTTAAACATGTCACCAAAAGCGATATAAAATCCGTTTTAGAAGGCATTTATGAGTCTTCATCTTTGGGTTTTAACATAAAATTAAATACAGTTTTGATAAGGAATTTCAACGACTCTGAAATAATACCCCTTGTGGAGTTTGCAAAGGATGTAAGAGCAAGGATAAGGTTTATAGAACTAATGCCAGTGGGAAAGCTTGATTTTTTCAATAGATCAAAGATATTTTACAATGATGAGGTTTTTAAGCTTTTAGAAAAGACCTACGGAAAATTAACGGCATTAGCACCAGATGGTTCTAAAAGCGCCAAAAGGTTTTTAATAGAGTCTATAAACACAGAAGTGGGTTTTATAAGTCCAATATCAAGTCCTTTTTGCGATGGGTGTTCAAAGCTAAGACTCACTCCAGAGGGTACTATCATGTATTGTCTTAGGACAAACAGCGGTATAAATATAAAAAAGATTATAAGAGAAGAGGGTTTAGAAGCTTTTAGAAAACTAATGCCAGATATCATAAGACAAAAAAATATATCCAACGAATACATTATAAACAACGATTATAGTTTTTTGGATTGCAACAGAGCCATGACATCAATAGGTGGATAA
- the flgF gene encoding flagellar basal-body rod protein FlgF, translating to MALDYQPMYVLASGMSLEQRRLDVVANNIANADTPGFKKDFLSALAYYTPDATKEPGNAPDNPSNNYVYPIMEKIYTNYTEGPIKKTDNPLDLAINGKGFFKVMNDKGEIFYQRRGDFQLDKNGYLVNHYGMKVLGPKNQPIQIPPIATSIHISPQGNVFITTQGTNETPSQVGTIGLVDLTNPEKAGNDLYTAQNATPDTTSTLIQGALEGSNVNPVREMVQLIDLSKAYQVYGNLVKGLETTQSKVSNNFG from the coding sequence ATGGCTTTGGATTATCAACCGATGTATGTGCTTGCCAGCGGGATGAGTTTAGAACAAAGAAGGCTAGATGTAGTAGCCAACAACATAGCCAATGCAGATACACCTGGTTTTAAAAAAGATTTCCTATCGGCTTTAGCCTACTACACGCCAGATGCTACCAAAGAACCCGGCAACGCCCCAGATAACCCTTCCAACAACTATGTATATCCTATTATGGAAAAAATATACACAAACTACACAGAAGGACCTATAAAGAAAACCGACAATCCTCTTGATTTAGCCATAAACGGTAAAGGTTTTTTCAAAGTTATGAACGATAAAGGCGAAATATTTTATCAAAGAAGAGGAGATTTTCAACTGGATAAAAATGGTTATCTCGTAAACCATTACGGTATGAAGGTATTGGGACCCAAAAACCAACCCATCCAAATACCACCTATTGCCACATCTATACACATTTCACCCCAAGGAAACGTGTTTATTACCACCCAAGGTACCAACGAAACACCTTCTCAAGTAGGTACCATAGGCTTAGTAGACCTCACAAACCCAGAAAAAGCTGGTAACGACCTTTATACAGCCCAAAACGCCACTCCAGACACCACATCTACCCTCATACAAGGGGCTTTGGAAGGCTCCAACGTAAATCCAGTAAGGGAGATGGTACAGCTTATCGACCTTTCAAAAGCCTATCAAGTCTATGGAAACCTTGTGAAAGGCCTAGAAACCACGCAGTCTAAAGTCTCAAACAACTTTGGTTAG
- a CDS encoding YggS family pyridoxal phosphate-dependent enzyme, with amino-acid sequence MLKERIEEVYEKIEKAALRASRKKEDIKLLAVTKTVPEDVIKEAYSLGIRLFGENKVQEFLRKYEALKDLDIEWHFIGAIQTNKVKYLKNKVKLIHSVDRKAIVDEISKRMEHIDILIEVNVGQESSKSGVEENHLKELTEYVLSKPNINLKGLMCIPPYFEDTEKVRPFFAKLRNLKEDLEKTFNIKLPELSMGMSHDFELAIEEGATIIRIGTYLFGQRQYT; translated from the coding sequence ATGCTAAAAGAGCGTATTGAAGAGGTTTATGAAAAAATAGAAAAAGCCGCTTTGAGGGCTTCTCGTAAAAAAGAGGACATAAAGCTTTTAGCTGTTACAAAAACGGTACCTGAAGATGTTATAAAAGAGGCTTACAGCCTTGGTATTAGGCTTTTTGGAGAAAACAAAGTCCAAGAGTTTTTAAGAAAATACGAAGCTTTAAAAGACCTTGATATAGAATGGCATTTTATAGGAGCTATTCAGACCAACAAGGTAAAGTATCTAAAAAATAAAGTAAAACTTATACACTCAGTGGATAGAAAAGCCATTGTGGATGAGATTTCAAAACGAATGGAGCATATTGATATTCTTATAGAGGTAAACGTAGGTCAAGAGAGTTCAAAATCTGGTGTAGAAGAAAATCACCTTAAAGAGCTAACCGAATACGTACTTTCAAAACCAAACATAAACTTAAAAGGACTTATGTGTATACCACCTTATTTTGAAGATACAGAAAAAGTACGTCCTTTTTTTGCAAAGCTAAGAAACTTAAAAGAAGATTTAGAAAAGACATTTAATATAAAACTACCTGAACTATCTATGGGCATGTCCCATGATTTTGAATTAGCTATAGAAGAAGGTGCCACAATAATAAGAATAGGCACATATCTCTTTGGCCAAAGACAATACACATAA
- a CDS encoding F0F1 ATP synthase subunit gamma, with amino-acid sequence MPKLSPRDIKSKIAGIKNTMRITNAMKVVSAAKLRKAQEAIFKARPYSDKLYELMAHLFAHIDTYSHPLFKRRELKNVDLVIISADRGLAGAFNTNLFKKVDSYLKSCPSQRINLHIVGKKANQYYSKRSYHIVSSYQDVFKKEINFDIVKELGAKLISRYKEEETDHIVLFNNEMITKATYAPKERRFLPITYEDVHIQEPKLDHNTIYNIEGNETDILDGIISIYMNYQLYRAMLESNAAEHFARMVAMDNATRNASDLIKKWTLIFNKARQESITAELIDIVTAAEAMD; translated from the coding sequence ATGCCAAAATTATCGCCAAGGGATATAAAGAGTAAGATCGCTGGTATAAAAAATACGATGCGTATTACAAACGCCATGAAGGTGGTTTCTGCCGCTAAGCTAAGAAAAGCCCAAGAGGCTATATTCAAAGCAAGGCCATACTCCGATAAGCTTTATGAACTAATGGCACACCTTTTTGCCCATATAGATACGTATTCGCATCCGCTTTTTAAAAGAAGAGAGTTAAAAAACGTAGATCTTGTAATAATAAGTGCAGACAGAGGTTTGGCTGGGGCTTTCAACACAAATCTATTTAAGAAAGTGGATAGCTATCTAAAATCTTGCCCAAGCCAACGTATAAACCTTCATATAGTAGGTAAAAAAGCCAATCAGTATTATTCCAAAAGATCTTACCACATAGTTAGCTCTTATCAAGATGTATTTAAAAAAGAAATAAACTTTGATATAGTAAAAGAGCTTGGCGCTAAACTTATATCAAGATACAAAGAGGAAGAGACAGATCATATAGTGCTTTTTAACAACGAGATGATAACAAAAGCCACATACGCCCCAAAAGAAAGGAGGTTTTTACCTATCACTTACGAAGATGTCCACATCCAAGAACCAAAGTTAGATCACAATACCATATACAACATAGAAGGCAACGAAACGGATATACTTGATGGCATCATAAGCATATACATGAACTATCAGCTTTATAGGGCTATGTTAGAATCAAACGCCGCCGAGCACTTTGCCCGTATGGTAGCCATGGACAATGCCACCAGAAACGCATCCGACCTTATCAAAAAATGGACACTTATCTTCAACAAAGCCCGTCAAGAGTCCATCACCGCAGAGCTAATAGACATAGTAACAGCAGCAGAAGCTATGGACTAA
- a CDS encoding CTP synthase codes for MHVSNSKFIFVTGGVLSSLGKGVASASIGALLEGLGLSITLQKLDPYLNVDPGTMNPYQHGEVFVTEDGAETDLDLGHYERFTNTNLSKLNNITAGKIYNSVLEKERKGAYLGSTVQVIPHVTDEIKSMILKASKDKDIAIVEIGGTVGDIESLPFLEAIRQLQLEIGKENTLFIHLTYVPYISVAGELKTKPTQHSVKELRAIGIQPDIIICRSEVELPQDVKSKIAMFCNVKPENVISAYDVDYIYKIPLILKAQNLDKIIIDAFRLENKEPNLTKWENIVSSLEHLKDSVDIAIVGKYIKLKDAYKSLIEALIHGGIEHKLKVNMIWVDSENLNEKDLEHVDGILIPGGFGERGIEGKIRALNYGRTKNIPTFGICLGMQLMAVEFARNVLGFKDANSTEFDPNTSNPVIDIMEEQKGIENLGGTMRLGAYECLIKENTKAYEIYKENLIYERHRHRYEFNNKYKEHFEKHGFIASGIYPKKSLVEIIELQNHRWYIGCQFHPEFKSKPFKAHKLFASFIENAYIYKKERS; via the coding sequence ATGCACGTTTCAAATAGCAAATTTATCTTTGTCACAGGTGGTGTTTTATCTTCTCTTGGTAAAGGTGTGGCTTCAGCTTCTATTGGAGCTCTGCTTGAAGGTTTGGGGCTTAGTATAACCCTTCAGAAGTTAGATCCTTATTTAAATGTAGACCCTGGGACCATGAATCCATATCAACACGGCGAGGTATTTGTAACAGAAGATGGTGCCGAAACAGACCTTGATCTTGGGCATTACGAAAGATTTACCAATACAAACTTATCTAAACTAAACAACATAACCGCTGGAAAAATATACAACAGTGTTTTGGAAAAAGAGAGAAAAGGTGCGTACCTTGGTTCTACCGTACAGGTGATACCCCATGTAACCGACGAAATAAAATCTATGATACTAAAAGCATCAAAAGACAAAGATATAGCTATAGTGGAAATAGGTGGCACCGTTGGAGATATAGAGAGTTTACCGTTTTTAGAGGCTATAAGACAGCTTCAGCTTGAAATAGGAAAAGAAAACACGCTTTTCATACACTTAACCTATGTCCCCTACATCTCTGTGGCTGGTGAGTTAAAAACAAAACCAACCCAGCACTCCGTAAAAGAGTTAAGGGCAATAGGTATACAACCAGATATCATAATATGTCGCTCCGAAGTAGAGCTTCCTCAAGATGTAAAATCAAAAATAGCGATGTTTTGCAACGTAAAACCAGAAAATGTAATATCTGCCTACGATGTGGATTACATCTATAAAATACCTCTTATTTTAAAAGCTCAAAACTTAGATAAAATCATCATTGATGCTTTTAGATTAGAAAACAAAGAACCAAATCTTACAAAGTGGGAAAACATAGTATCAAGCTTAGAACATCTAAAAGATTCTGTAGATATAGCCATAGTGGGAAAGTATATAAAACTAAAAGATGCTTACAAAAGTCTTATAGAAGCTCTCATACATGGAGGCATTGAACATAAGTTAAAAGTAAATATGATATGGGTTGATTCTGAAAATTTAAATGAAAAAGATTTAGAACATGTAGATGGTATTTTGATTCCAGGTGGTTTTGGCGAAAGAGGAATAGAGGGGAAGATAAGAGCTCTTAACTACGGCAGAACCAAAAACATACCAACATTTGGTATATGTCTTGGTATGCAGCTTATGGCTGTGGAGTTTGCCAGAAACGTTTTAGGCTTTAAAGATGCAAACTCTACGGAGTTTGATCCAAATACATCAAACCCTGTTATAGATATAATGGAAGAACAAAAGGGCATAGAAAACTTGGGCGGGACTATGAGACTTGGAGCTTACGAATGCCTTATAAAAGAAAATACAAAAGCTTATGAGATTTACAAAGAAAACCTCATATACGAAAGACATAGGCATAGATACGAATTCAACAACAAATACAAGGAACATTTTGAAAAACATGGTTTTATAGCTTCTGGCATATACCCTAAAAAATCTTTGGTGGAGATAATAGAGCTTCAAAACCATAGATGGTATATAGGTTGTCAGTTTCATCCGGAATTCAAAAGTAAGCCCTTTAAAGCTCATAAATTGTTTGCATCTTTTATAGAAAATGCATATATTTATAAAAAGGAAAGGAGTTAA